One region of Solea senegalensis isolate Sse05_10M linkage group LG14, IFAPA_SoseM_1, whole genome shotgun sequence genomic DNA includes:
- the pdzk1ip1 gene encoding PDZK1-interacting protein 1 isoform X3: MKKISALTSCLLLIIGAVTAQTAEPEVGGRPLPQWLTGLLALAGFLFLTFVAFLVKAAWCGDTNKLRTSVESATDNDYVINDTNTYDTTLDEVRSKDRSAYDTTLDAVRDDRNAYDNLGIDDDTYERVTSM, encoded by the exons ATGAAGAAAATCTCTGCTCTCACTTCCTGCTTGTTGCTGATTATTGGAGCAGTGACGGCTCAGACAG ctgagCCTGAGGTCGGAGGTCGTCCGCTGCCTCAGTGGCTCACTGGACTCCTCGCCCTCGCTGGTTTCCTCTTCCTGACGTTTGTGGCCTTCCTGGTGAAGGCGGCCTGGTGTGGAGACACAAACAA ACTGAGGACGTCTGTGGAGTCGGCCACAGACAACGACTACGTCATAAACGACACAAACACGTACGATACCACACTGGACGAGGTCAG GAGCAAAGACAGGAGCGCGTACGACACCACACTGGACGCGGTCAG AGACGACAGGAACGCTTATGACAACCTGGGGATCGATGATGACACTTATGAGAGAGTCACCTCCATGTGA
- the pdzk1ip1 gene encoding PDZK1-interacting protein 1 isoform X1 produces the protein MKKISALTSCLLLIIGAVTAQTAEPEVGGRPLPQWLTGLLALAGFLFLTFVAFLVKAAWCGDTNKLRTSVESATDNDYVINDTNTYDTTLDEVRSKDRSAYDTTLDAVRSKDRSAYDTTLDAVRYAHHLTRDDRNAYDNLGIDDDTYERVTSM, from the exons ATGAAGAAAATCTCTGCTCTCACTTCCTGCTTGTTGCTGATTATTGGAGCAGTGACGGCTCAGACAG ctgagCCTGAGGTCGGAGGTCGTCCGCTGCCTCAGTGGCTCACTGGACTCCTCGCCCTCGCTGGTTTCCTCTTCCTGACGTTTGTGGCCTTCCTGGTGAAGGCGGCCTGGTGTGGAGACACAAACAA ACTGAGGACGTCTGTGGAGTCGGCCACAGACAACGACTACGTCATAAACGACACAAACACGTACGATACCACACTGGACGAGGTCAG GAGCAAAGACAGGAGCGCGTACGACACCACACTGGACGCGGTCAG GAGCAAAGACAGGAGCGCGTACGACACCACACTGGACGCGGTCAGGTACGCTCACCATCTCACACG AGACGACAGGAACGCTTATGACAACCTGGGGATCGATGATGACACTTATGAGAGAGTCACCTCCATGTGA
- the pdzk1ip1 gene encoding PDZK1-interacting protein 1 isoform X2, with product MKKISALTSCLLLIIGAVTAQTAEPEVGGRPLPQWLTGLLALAGFLFLTFVAFLVKAAWCGDTNKLRTSVESATDNDYVINDTNTYDTTLDEVRSKDRSAYDTTLDAVRSKDRSAYDTTLDAVRDDRNAYDNLGIDDDTYERVTSM from the exons ATGAAGAAAATCTCTGCTCTCACTTCCTGCTTGTTGCTGATTATTGGAGCAGTGACGGCTCAGACAG ctgagCCTGAGGTCGGAGGTCGTCCGCTGCCTCAGTGGCTCACTGGACTCCTCGCCCTCGCTGGTTTCCTCTTCCTGACGTTTGTGGCCTTCCTGGTGAAGGCGGCCTGGTGTGGAGACACAAACAA ACTGAGGACGTCTGTGGAGTCGGCCACAGACAACGACTACGTCATAAACGACACAAACACGTACGATACCACACTGGACGAGGTCAG GAGCAAAGACAGGAGCGCGTACGACACCACACTGGACGCGGTCAG GAGCAAAGACAGGAGCGCGTACGACACCACACTGGACGCGGTCAG AGACGACAGGAACGCTTATGACAACCTGGGGATCGATGATGACACTTATGAGAGAGTCACCTCCATGTGA